The Chryseolinea soli nucleotide sequence GCTGGCGGTAATCGTAGTTCACGTCCTCGAGGTATTTGGCCTCGTCGTCTACCGGTTGTTGGGGAGTATATTTAGCCACCGGACGCGGTTGGCTGGGGACTGGTTTCTGTTGTTTCTGGGTTGCAATTTCCTGCAACAACTCCTCGAAGGTCAGCGACTTCTGTGGTGTGCTGGCCGGGGCCGGTTGTGGGGCGCGCGGGGTTGGTTTTGGAGGAGGCATAGGCTGGCTTTTGGATTCTTCAGGGCGTTTCTTCAGTAACCTGCTGAGCAGGTACACGATCCCTATGATCACATAAAGCCATAACTTAAAATTATCCATTGAAAACAAATTTATGAAAAAAAATGAAAAACCCATTTAGAGGTACTTTTTTGATGCTTTATGCGTTGTGATGTCGCTTCGTCGACGGGTAAGAAAATCGTCGGAATAGTCTAGGGATAACGTTGGGTCGACGGGGCCTCCAAAACGCTAAAAATGAGGTTCTTTTGCTGAAAAGTGGCCTTTTTAGGCTTTTTTGGCACCTAAATTTTTATTTTGAATTGCCAGCGGGATCGGTTTATCTTTGCCCTCCCCTTTTGAACGGAAAGGCAGCCACACAGCGGTTCTGCGTCGCTCAACCTCGCACAGCATCCATTCTTCGTGTACTGTTTTCCAGGCAAAACTGCGGGATATACCAAAACAACCACTAACAGCATGCAATTAGCGAAACTGGAGATCAAAGGCTTCAAGAGTTTTGCCGACAAAATCGTTATCAATTTTGATGAAGGGATTACGGGGATTGTTGGGCCAAACGGATGTGGCAAGTCAAACGTAGTGGATTCCATCCGTTGGGTGTTGGGCGAGCAAAAGACCAGCGCCCTGCGTTCGGAGAAGATGGAGAATATCATCTTTAACGGCACCAGCGCGCGCGGAGCCCAGCAAATGGCGGAGGTTTCGCTGACCATTAACAACACGAAGAACATCCTGCCTACCGAATATGCACAGATCACCATCACCCGCCGCCTCTACCGCTCGGGTGAAAGCGAGTATCTGCTAAACGGCGTGGTCTGCCGCCTCAAGGACATCACCAACCTCTTCCTCGACACCGGGGTGGCTTCCAACAGCTACGCCATCATCGAGTTGGGCATGGTGGACGACCTGCTGAACGACAAGGACAACAGCCGCCGCATGCTTTTCGAAGAGGCCGCCGGTATCTCCAAGTTCAAAAAGCGGAAAAAGGAAACCCTCAAAAAGCTGGAAGACACCGACGCCGACCTGGAACGGGTGGAAGACCTCTTGTTTGAGATCGAAAAGAACATGAAGAGCCTTGAAAAACAGGCCAAACAGACCGAGAACTATTACAAGATCAAGGAAGAATACAAGGAAAAAAGCATCCACCTGGCCAAGGTGGTGGTGAACAAGCAGAAGGACAAGTTCAACCACATCACCAAGCAGATCGAACAGGAGAACGACCGCAAGATCGGTCTGGCTGCCGAGATCTCGGAGAAAGAAGCCGTGATCGAAAAGGCAAAGGCGGAGCTGATCCTGAAAGAAAAAACGCTTTCGTCGCGTCAAAAGGCCATCAACGAGTTTGTGGCCAAGATCCGTCAGTACGAAAGCGAGAAACAGATCAAGAATGAACGGCTGAAATACTTGAACGACCGTGCAGCCGGTTTGCGCGAGCAGATCGACCAGGACCGCAAAAGCAACGAGCGCGCCCGCTTCAGCATTCAAAGCCTGGAAACGGAGAAGAAATCTGCCGAAGACATCTTCGAAGAGATCAGCCACAAACTGGAAACCCTGAAGGCCGACTACGAAAGCCAGAAGAATATTACCTCGGAATTGCAACAGCAATCCGACTCGATCCGCCGCGTGCAGCGTGAGCGCCAGGAAGAAAACTTCCAGATCAACAAAGACGTCGAGATCCGCGAAATCCAGGTCTCTTCCCTCAAGCAGGAACTTGAAAAAACCGCGAGCGACACCAGCCAGCAAAGCGCCAGCCTGGTGGAGTTCGAGAACAAGCTGAAGATCCTGCAGGAAGAACTGAACGTGAAGAACAACGAGCAGGAGAACCTGAAAAAAGAGGAAGAGGAAGTTCAGGAGCGCATGGTGCTGATCGAAAAAACGATCGACATGATCCGTGAGGAAATGAACGTGACCGGCCGCAAACTCGATGCGCGTCAGAACGAATACAACCTCACCAAATCGCTGGTGGAAAACCTCGAGGGCTTCCCCGAGGCGATCAAGTTCCTGAAAAAGAAAGTAGGCAAGAACGCTCCCCTCCTCTCCGACATCCTCACTACTTCGGAAGAGTACCGTGTGGCGATCGAGAATTACCTGGAGCCCTACCTGAACTACTACATCGTTGAACACGAGTCGGAAGCCTATGAGGCCATCAACATCCTGAGCGACGCAGCCAAGGGCAAGGCGCACTTTTTTATCCTGGATTCATTCGACAAGTTCGAGTCCACCACGGGACGCATTTATGACAACGCATTCCCGGCTACGGAGATCATCGAATACGATCAGAAGTACAGAAAGCTGATGGCGTACATCCTCGATAAGGTGTACATCTACGAAGGCGATACCAAAAATATCCCGTCAACGGACGAGAACACGTTCATCACCAAGAACGGCAAGCTCACCAAGCGCAAGTTCAGTATCTCCGGTGGTTCTGTGGGATTGTTCGAAGGCAAGAAGATCGGTCGTGCCAAGAACATGGAGAAACTCGAGAAGGAGATCAAGGAGTTGACCACGAAGCTCGACGATATCCGTGTCAGCCTGTTGGAAAAACAAGCCGACCTGGAGAAGCTGCGCAACAACAAGATCCGCCAGCAAATCGACGAGGTACAACGCGGCATCCGTCAGGTGAACGACGAGTTCGTTTCCCTGCGCACCAAACGCGAACAGTTCGCACAGATGCTGAACAACGCCGACTTGCGCCGCGAAGACATCCTGGAAAAGATCGACACCCTGTTGCGCGAATTGGACGACCTGAAGCCCCGTGCGCAACGCGCCCTCCACGACCTGGAGGAACAAGAAAACAAACTGGTATCCATCACCAACAACCTGGCCTCGAACAGCGAGGTGCTGAGTCAGAAATCGGCTGCCTACAATGAGCAGAACATCTTCTATCATCAGCAAGAGAACCGCGTGAAAAGCATCGAGCAGGAAACGCGCTTCAAACAGGAGTCGATGGACCAAAGCAGCCAGCGCATCGACGTGAACGTGGAGGAGCTGAAGAAGAATGAAGATGAAGTGAAACGCATCATCGAGACCACCCAATCCAACGACGACGAACTCCTCGGCATGTACGAAGAGAAAGAAGGCATGGAGAAGGGCTTGAGTGAGGCGGAGAAAGAATATTACGAATCACGCGGCTACATCGACCAGGTTGACAAGCAACTGCGCGAAGTACAGCACCAGCGTCAGAGCATCGACACGACGTTGATGGATCTGCAAACGCAATTGAACGAAAGCAAGATGCAGCTGAACTCGGTGAAGGAACGCCTTTCCGTGGAGTTCAACATCGACCTGGATTCTGTTGTGGGGCACACCGCCGCCGAAGAGTCGGAAGACTATTCGAAGGCCGACGAGGACAAGATCCGTCACGACGTTCAAAAGATCCGCGACCGGCTCGACAACATGGGTCCCATCAACCCGATGGCTATGGAAGCCTACACGGAGATCAAACAACGCAATGATTTTATCATCGCACAAAAAACAGATCTCCTGAAAGCGAAAGAATCCTTGTTCAACACCATCGCTGAAATTGAAGGGGTGGCCAGCCAGACCTTTATGGAGGCCTTCAACAAGATCAAAGAACACTTTATTCGCGTGTTCCAGTCGTTGTTTGTGCAAGGTGACGAGTGCGACTTGCGTCTCGTTGATCCCAACAACCCGCTGGAGTCCGACATCGACATCATTGCAAAACCCAAAGGCAAACGGCCGTTGACCATCAACCAGCTTTCGGGAGGAGAAAAAACCCTCACCGCTACGGCGCTGCTGTTTTCGATGTACCTGTTGAAGCCGGCACCGTTCTGTATCTTCGACGAGGTGGATGCTCCCTTGGACGACGCCAACATCGACAAGTTCAACAACATCATCCGCGATTTCAGCAAGGATTCGCAGTTCGTGATCGTGACGCACAACAAGCGCACGATGAGCTCTACGGACGTGATCTATGGTATCACTATGGTGGAGAAAGGTATCTCCCGCGTGGTTCCCGTAGACCTTCGCGAATTGGCCTGATCGTTCTTTTATCGATTTATAGAAAAGACCTGCCCCGTTGCAGGTCTTTTTTTATGCGGTTATCTTTTGGGATCAGGAATATTCCCCCCATCTTCGTCTGCGCCAGTCGTTGATTTTTTCCTCCCGCGTACGATTGGCAAGGCCTTTGCGTTATTCAACCTATGATCTCAAGACCATCCCAAACCGGCCACGCCCGGAACATTCTCCTGCTGCTATTTTGTCTCGCCATGTCCACCCAAGCCCAGGACCTGAAGCCCCTGGTGAAGTGGGGAAAGGAATTTGAGGCACCGCGCCATTCGTCGCTCAACGCCATTGTCGGTCACGACCAAACTGGCATCTACGCGATCAAGGAACGGTATGGCTTTGGAACCGGTGCCACCTTTTCGCTGGAGCATTACGACAACAATTTTCAACCGACCAAAACATTCGACCTGAAGCTGAGCCACGAAGGGAAGAACGCCGATCTTGAATTGATCTTGCAACTGCACAGCCGGCTTTACCTTTTCTCCTCCTTCCGGGACACCCATACGTCGCGCAAAAAATTATTTGTACAGGAGATCAACCGCACCACGCTGGAACCTCTTCCGGACAAACGCCAGATTGCCGAGATCGATTTTGGGTCGGAGTCGCGGCGGAACAGCGGCACGTACACCATCAAAGTGTCGCGCGACAGTTCGAAGGTGTTGGTGTTTTATGCCCTCCCCTACGCAAAGAACGAGCCCGAGGCATTTGGTTTCCAGGTGTTGGACGACGCCATGAATCCGTTGTGGAACAAAGAAGTAAAATTACCCTACGAAGATGGACTCTTTACGATCGAATCCATTCGCGTGGACAATGACGGCGACGCCTATTTGCTGGCGGTCATCTACAAAGACAAGCGCAAAAGTAAACGGCACGGATTGCCCAACTACACCTACAGTGTTTTTGCGTTTGGCGACAAGGGCAAGACGGCAAAGGAATATCCTATCCGCCTGGAAGATCGTTTTCTCACCGATATGCAAATCGAGATCCTCAACAACAAGAATCTCATTTGCGCGGGCTTCTATTCCGAAAAGGGGACCAACAGCATCCGCGGAACATTTTTCCTCACCATCGATGCCGTGACCAAAGACATCAAAACGCAGAGCTACAAGGAATTCGGCATCGACTTCATCACCCAAAACATGAAGGAGGGCGAGGCTGACCGGGCACGCCGCAAGGAGAAAAGCGGGGAAGAGAATGAGTTGTATGAATATGACCTCGACAAGTTGCTCGTGGGCAAAGACGGTGGTGCAATGCTGATCGGCGAACAATATTATGTGAGCCAATCCACCAGCAATATGATGATGAACGGCATGATGCAAAACTACACCACGTATCATTACAACTACAACGACATCATCACCGTAAAGATCGACCCCTCGGGTCAGATCGAGTGGGCGGAGAAAGTAGCCAAGCGCCAGCACACGATCGACGACGGCGGCTTTTACTCGTCCTACACCATGGCCATCGTGAAAGGCCAGATCTGTTTCATCTTCAACGACAACCGGAAAAACGCAACCTACAACGGGACGGGCAAGATCTATAACTACAGTCCCAATAGCCGCAACGAGAACTCGGTGATCATGTTGGTGAGCATCGATCAGACGGGCAAGCAAGTGCGGCAGCCCTTGTTTGGTGCGCTGGACGCGGAAGTGATCACGCGCCCCAAAGTGTGTCAGCAGATCTCATCGAGCGAAGTGATCCTGTTTGGACAGCGAAAGAAGACACAGCAGTTTGCACGGGTTTTCTTTGAGTGATGCCGTCACGTTTCGAGGACGACGGGCTTTGTCGGGTCGATCTTGAACCACAATGCCGCGCTGACGAATAAGCACGCAGCGATGAGAAACAACGGGTAGCTGAAGTTTCCGGTTTGTTGAACCAGGATGCCAAAGATGAGGGTGATGAAGAAGCCACCCAGTTGCCCCGCGAAGTTCATAGCGCCCACGACAACACCTGAGTTTTGCCGACCGATGTCCACACACACCGCAAACGCGACGGGCAGCGCCAGATCTTTTGTGAGCACGGAAAGTGCCAGCAAATAGCCCGAAGATGTTTTACTGTGCAACACACCGGCGCCCAGGAACAAGAGGGCCGACAATCCTAAACCAACGACTGCCACGATCCGTCGACCCGGTTTCAAACCAAATTTCTGGGTAAGCCAATCACTGAGAAAGCCTCCGGTGAGACATCCGATCGCGCCAAAAAAATAAGAAAGGGAAAGGAAATTTTTTGACTCATCCTCCGTCATGCCCAACCCCTCCTGGAAATAGGTGGACGACCAGTTGGTAAAGAAATAGGACCCATAGAAAAACAGATGGCACATGAGCATGAGGATCCACAGATTGGTGTTCCGGGTGATGGACTTCCAGGGGATTCCATGCCGGGCGCTGCCAAGCTTGCGGCCCAATTCAATTTCCGCGAGTTCGTGTTCGGTGACGGCAGGTTTTTGGCGGGGCTCATCGCGAAACCAGATGAACCACACCGCAGCCCAAACAAACCCCAGAACCCCCAGAGCCCCGAAAGCCAGTCGCCATCCAAAGGCATGAACCAGCGGCACAACAATGAGCGGGGTTAACGCCCCGCCTATGCGACCAGCCGCCCAAATGGCCGACTGCGCCCGGGCAGTTTCTGTGCGGGGAAACCAATGGGCGATGGCGATCGATGCATTGGGATATGCGCCGGCCTCGCCCGCCCCGAAGAGGAAACGGATAATAAGTAGAATTATAAAGCTGAACGCCGAGCCCGTAAGCGCCGTGAACACCGACCACCACACGACCACGCGCGTGAGCACCCTGCGCGCTCCAATGCGGTCGCCCAAAGCACCTGTGGGAATTTCAAACAAGGCATAGGACAAAGAGAACGCCGCCAGTATGTAGCCAAATTGTTGATTATCCAACCCAAGGTCGGCTTTCACGTATTTCGCTACCACGTTCATGCACACCCGGTCCAGGTAGGTGATGACCGACAGGAGAACGAGGAGCAAGAGGACCTGGTAGCGTACTTTCAAATGACCCGATGGATTAGTCCTTCAAGATAGAAAGGATTGATCAAATGCCATAGAGCATCCTAACCCAACGTTCAGGCCACGGTTGTTGGTCAGAAGGTAGAGACGTGTAGTTTTTTGTCGCCTTCCTTGAGGAGCGTTCCTTTCTTCTTCACTTCGCTTTCCTGTTTTCGCTCGTCGGTGATGAGCGTGTCCAGGTAGCGTTGCACATTTCCATAGGGCACCGTCACCGGTTTGCCCGTGGTGATGGCCTGGGTGGCATAGGCGTTGACGAGATCGGGATAGTGGGCCATAAACATTTCGTGCGTGGCAAACATATCACACCCTAGGATGACATCGCCCGACACCACGACCATGCCGATCACATCGGGTTCGCTGGCAAAAAGCGGCTTGAAGTAGTCGGTATATTTTTTCAGGCTTGCGCTGAACGGTCCGGAATTTTTCAAGGCGGTGAGTGTGCCGGTGCTCGTGGTGGCGTTGTTTTTCGATGTGGTTTCCGCCACCTTATCCCAAACCTTCTGCTGATCTTTTTCCACGATAGCCGCCTTGCGGACGTCGTTCGTTGAGAACGACGAATACGACTTAAACTCCATACCCTCATCCCCTCCTTTCTGCGGTTGCCAACGACCGGGCTCTACACAGAAGACCGAAATATCCTTTTTGCTTTTGGGGTACAAAAGAAAATCCTGCGCGATGACACGATCTTGTTTGCCGCCCTGCACCACCTCGCCCGAAAGCACCATGATGGTGTCGGATGATACGTTTTCGATGTAGAGTGTGTTCACTTCTCCCCTGTCGCGTTCGGTGATCTTTGCTTTATTTTTTTGCAGGCCATCCTTGAGCGTCACATAGTTTCCCACATGCTTATGCTGTTCTTTGAAGGCTGCGTTCGCTCGCACGGGATACACCTGGAGGTTTTCATAGGCATACTTTTTCAGTGCCGCAGCTGGTTCCAGTTTCAGGTTGGCTTTGTTGTATTGCGCATGGGTTGTGGCGATCGCGATCGCCAGGAGCAGGTTTGTGAACATGAACCGTTTCATATGCTATCGGAGTGGGTTGAAGGTGCTTTTATTTCCAGCTCAAATTTTTTGCCTGGCCGTAGGCCTTCAGCGACTTGATCATGGTAGCATCCAGGGAAGCTGTCTTGTCTGCGGCGGTGCTGTGGGTGTCGATATATTTGCTGCGTTCTTTTTGGAGCGTCTGGATTTCTGCCTGTATGCGGGCACGGTCAGCTGCTTTTTGGGCGATATAGCTTTTGCGTTGCTCCACCGTCATGGAGCGCATTTCTTCGGGTAAGTCGTCGGTTTTGGTTTCGGTAACGATCTTGGCGTTATCCTTTGAGGCATCGATCAGGTCCCAGCTTGAATTGGAATAGACCTTCGAACTTTTGGAAAGGGTGCGCTCTACTTCATTTGCCTTGCCGTATTGCGCAGCATTGCTGTCCTGAACCCGTTGTTGATCTTTTTTGTATGCGCCGGACGCGCCATAGTAAACATAAGTGGCATTCAAGGCCTCATTTTTGGCGCTGATCTGATCATCGAAAGGCGTTGCGATATAGACGGTCTTGCGATTTTGTTCGATGCTCATATAGGCACCTCCTCCTACGTCTGCTCCCCGCTTCCAACTCGTTGCAATGCCTTCGTCAAAGCTTCCGCAGAAGATCGTGTTCACCACGACATCCTTTTCTTTCGCGTATTGACATGCCCACTCATACGAAACACTTCCCTGCGAGAAGGGCTCGTTGCCGGCGATGAAAATCATTTTGAGGTCGTTTTTCTCTCCCGACCATTCCAGTTGTTCGAGTGCCGTACGGATCACGTGTCCACAATATTCCTGGCCGCCATTGGTGGTGAGGGCAAACAATTTTTCGGAGAGTACGTCCAGGTCTCCCGTCAGCGGACTCACCTGGCGGATGTAGCCGTTGCCGGACGACAGCCGGTCGTTGCCATATTCGTAGAGGGCAATGGCGATGTCGGGCGACGCACCGTCGCTGCATTTGGCGGCGGCCAGCTCGTTCACGATCTTCCACAACTGCGATTTGGCTTGTTCGATGAGCCCGTCCATGCTGTTGCTGGTGTCCAGCAGCAAGGCCAGCTTGATCTTTTGGCTTTTCACGGTGGCCGGCTCGGCAGTTGGTCTGGTCTCCGAGTGAGCCGGCTGGCATTCAGTATACAGGCATAGGGCGGCGGTGAAAACGATACCTTTCAAAAGCAGGCCCGCGGCGGTGTTCAGGTGTCTCATGGCTAATTGTTTTTTTTTTAAATCTCACGCGAAAAAAGAGGAATGGGTATCGAAACTGAGGGAGGGCGCCATTCCACTGAGTGAACCGCCAGGCCGGCTTCGGGAAAGCCTGGTTTAGGTTGGTCTCCCGAAAATTTGCATTTTGAATATTGTATTAACTTTCCCGCTCAAAGCTCATTTCATGCGCCAACGAATCGTCATCGTGTTCTGTTTTCTGGGGATCTTGCTCTCGACGACCGGTTATGGTCAGGCCAGCAAAAAAGACTCCTACACGAAATTCAAGAGCAATTCCTCGCGCCAGTCGGTGTCGGTGTTGTTGAATGAAGCGAGTGGAATGAAGGATAAAGACCCACAAAATGCGCTCAGCAAAGTGCGGGAAGCCCTTGGACTAAGCCTGGCCAACGGCGAGTCCTTCAATGAAGGACGATGCTACCTATTGCTGGGCGAGATCAATGAAGGCCTGCAGGAATGGAAGCTGGCCCTGGACAATTATGGACATGCCCGTGAAAAACTTGTTACCCCAAAGGGTGGATACACCGACGAGTATGTGCGTGCCGTGCAAGGCATGGGCAACACCGCCCTGAAACTCGGGCAATACGCTGAAGCTTTGAAGCACTTTGAAGAAGCCTTGCAGCTATCCAGGAATGCCAACCAAAAAGCTGCCTTGCAATTGAGCTTGTCGGAAGTGTATTACCAGATGGAGCGCTACCCGGAAGCGTTGGTCCCTTTGAAGGAGATCGACCTCACCCCGAAGAAAGTAGTGAGCAGTGACAACAGTTTTTCCAACCAAGCCAAGAACCAGGAAGCGAAGATCTATGCCCGCCTTAACAACCTGGACAAAAGCAAAGCCCTGTTTGACAGCTCGGTGAACACGTTGCGCCAAACCAAGAACGTGAGCCCCGAAGAAGACCAGTCTTTGCAAAAGGCCAAAGAGGAAATCGCGGGCGTATTTCGCTCCCAAAACCGTTACGATGACGAGATCGACCTGCGCAATAAGTCCATTGAATATAACCTGGAGTCGAATAACTTTTCTGAAGTGACCAAGGACAAAGTAGAGATCGGCAACGCGCTCGACGCCAAAGGCGAACCCCGCGCTGCGCTGAGGGCCATCGAAGAAGCCGCGCGCATTGCCGACACCCTCCACAATCCCAAGGAGCAGATGTATGCCTATCAAACACTGGCCAACCTCTATGAAAAGAACGGCATGACGTCCAAGGCGCTGGATGCCTATCACAAATTCAGCTTCCACGTCACGCAGGCCGACTCGCTCAACGAAGTGCAGCGTCTCCAGCAGGCCCGGATCCTCAACATTCAAAAAGACATCACCGAACTCTCCAAGAATGTATCGCTCGGCAAACAGGAAGAAAGCCTGGAGCAGGCCACCGTGACGCGTCAACGGATCATCATCTATGGACTGCTGGCCTTGTTGCTGGTGATTGGCACCACCTCGTATTTCACCTATAAGAATGCGCAAGCCAGCAAAATGGCCAACCAACTGCTGGCCTTGAAGTCGCTGCGCAGCCAGATGAACCCGCATTTTATTTTCAATGCGCTCAATTCCGTCAACCATTTTATTGCCCAGCAGGACGAGCGCGCTGCCAACAAATTCCTTTCCGAATTCTCCCAACTGATGCGGCTCGTGCTAGAAAATTCACAAGAGGATTTTATTCCCTTGCAACAGGAGCAGGACATTCTCTCGCTGTACCTGAAACTGGAGCACTATCGCTTCCGCGATAAATTCGACTACACGATCGACGTAGACGCATCGCTGAACACCGAAGCGATGGAGGTCCCTCCTATGCTGATTCAGCCTTACATCGAGAACGCTGTCTGGCATGGGTTGAGGTATCGGGAGGAGAAGGGTCATCTTTCGCTCCGGTTCATCAAAGACAACGGGCAGTTGGTGGTGGAGATCAAAGACAACGGCATCGGCCGCAAACGGTCGGCCGCGTTGAAGACGGCGCAACAGAAAAAACACCGGTCCACCGGCTTGAAAAATATTCGCGAGCGGCTGGACATCCTCAATAAAGTTTACAAGACCCATTACCGCGTTGCCATAGACGACCTGCCGGAAGGATCGGGAACCGAAGTGCGCGTGTATTTACCTATGAAAAATCATACCGCGAGCCTATGAAAGCCGTGATCGTCGACGATGAAAAAGACAGCCGCCAGATCCTGGCGAACTACCTGGCCAAATACTGTCCCGAAGTCCAGGTCTGTGGCTTTGGCGAGTCCGTATCCACCGGGCTGGAGGCCATCGAAGCCCACCGCCCCGACATTGTTTTTCTCGACATCGAAATGCCCTATGGCAACGGCTTCGACCTGCTGGACAAGGTTGGTCAGGTAGATTTCGAGACGGTCTTTGTCACGGCCTTCGACACCTACGCCATCCAAGCCCTCAACCTGAGTGCCGCCTATTACCTGCTGAAACCCATCGACATCGACGAGCTCATCAAGGCCGTGACCAAAATAAAAGAAGAGCGCGCCGCCGAAAACTACAAACACCACGCGCAAGTGCTCCTGGAGAATTTGCGCGCACCCTCACCTCAAAAGATCATGCTGCCCACCCTGGAGGGCTTCGAGATCGTGTCGATCAACACCATCTTATATTGCGAGGCCGTAGATAACTTCACCCGCTTTCATTTCGAGACGGGCACTCCCCTGCTCATTTGCCGCACACTGAAATATTTTGAGGAAGTGTTGGGGGAGCATGGCTTTCTGCGGATCCATCGATCGCATCTTATTCATCCCCATCATGTTATTCGATACTCGAAGGGAAAGGGAGGGTTTGTGACGATGAAGGATAAGCGGGAATTGGAGGTGGCGCCGAGTAGGAAGAAGGAGTTGTTGGGGTTGTTTGAGCGATGAGGTTCAGGAGCCAGAATCCAGGAGCCAGTAGTTAGTGGTCAGTAATCAGTAGTCTCTATTCAGTAAATCATGGCTGGCAAATAGGCAGGATGCACAAGCATTTGGAGGTTGATCTGTAACCATAGGCCATCAATCGCTTCGTGAACTTTAAATCTGAAATAGATGCATTCTCTTCATCTAATCGGCAGAAATCACAAGCCAAACAGCGCCCTAACAACTATCGAATACTGACTTCTGGCTACTAACTACTGGCCACTGAATTCTGGCTCCCCCCTAAAAACAAAAAGCACCACAGCTAAACCGTGGTGCTTTTTTTAGGCTTTGTATGCTCAGTATTACCCAAGCACGCGTCTGTCCTGTTTGAATTACTTCACGTGTTTGTTCACGACTTTAGCCAATTCGAACATGGAGATCTGATCTTTGCCACCGAAAATGGCTTTCAGCTTCACGTCGCCGTTGATCATTCTTCTGTTCTTCTTGTCCTGAAGATTGTTCTTCTTGATGTAGTCCCAGATCTTTTTGATGATCTCTGTTCTGGGGATGGCTTTGGTGCCGATCACTTCAGAAAGGGCTGCGCTGGGAGTCAGAGGAACCATGAAGGCTGCGTTGGGTTTTCTTTTTGCTGCTTTCTTAGGAGCTTTCTTGGCTGCTTTTTTAGGAGCGGCCTTCTTTGCGGCCTTCTTGGGAGCTGCTTTCTTTGCCGCTTTTTTAGCGGACTTCTTCGCAGCTTTCTTAGCTGCTTTTTTCGCTGTTTTTGCCATAGCGTTTTTGAATTTTAGAGTTAATTAATAATTACTTAAAATGTTATGGTTCACACTTTGCTGTGAATATACTATATTTTGAATCACACTTACAATTTTCATCTTTTTCTCACTGTGTTTTACACCCTCCGCGACGTTCATTTTCCCTATGAAAAACACCCCCATCACCACGTGTGATAGGCCTCTTTTGTCTCTGAAAAAACATGCTGTGTGCCCTTCGCGAAGCACTGCCGGATGACCTTCTAACCTTCTGCTTACCCGTCCACATTGGCTTACATTCTTACTATAGCTAGGGAATCATATAGTAAAGAAAAAGAACACGATACGTTGTAAAAAACACTTCGCCACCACCCCGGCTTCCACACCCGGGAGTGCCAAAGTTTTTTCATTCTGCTTGTAGTTTCTCCTGCGGAAAGATACTTTTGATATACTAAAGGCTGACGCCAATGAAGGTACTGATCCTCGACGATGAGAAGTTCGATTTATTTGTAGTAAAAAAATTAGTGGGACTGGAGTTCGAAGCTGAGGGTTTCACCGTTCCCCAGGAG carries:
- the smc gene encoding chromosome segregation protein SMC, translating into MQLAKLEIKGFKSFADKIVINFDEGITGIVGPNGCGKSNVVDSIRWVLGEQKTSALRSEKMENIIFNGTSARGAQQMAEVSLTINNTKNILPTEYAQITITRRLYRSGESEYLLNGVVCRLKDITNLFLDTGVASNSYAIIELGMVDDLLNDKDNSRRMLFEEAAGISKFKKRKKETLKKLEDTDADLERVEDLLFEIEKNMKSLEKQAKQTENYYKIKEEYKEKSIHLAKVVVNKQKDKFNHITKQIEQENDRKIGLAAEISEKEAVIEKAKAELILKEKTLSSRQKAINEFVAKIRQYESEKQIKNERLKYLNDRAAGLREQIDQDRKSNERARFSIQSLETEKKSAEDIFEEISHKLETLKADYESQKNITSELQQQSDSIRRVQRERQEENFQINKDVEIREIQVSSLKQELEKTASDTSQQSASLVEFENKLKILQEELNVKNNEQENLKKEEEEVQERMVLIEKTIDMIREEMNVTGRKLDARQNEYNLTKSLVENLEGFPEAIKFLKKKVGKNAPLLSDILTTSEEYRVAIENYLEPYLNYYIVEHESEAYEAINILSDAAKGKAHFFILDSFDKFESTTGRIYDNAFPATEIIEYDQKYRKLMAYILDKVYIYEGDTKNIPSTDENTFITKNGKLTKRKFSISGGSVGLFEGKKIGRAKNMEKLEKEIKELTTKLDDIRVSLLEKQADLEKLRNNKIRQQIDEVQRGIRQVNDEFVSLRTKREQFAQMLNNADLRREDILEKIDTLLRELDDLKPRAQRALHDLEEQENKLVSITNNLASNSEVLSQKSAAYNEQNIFYHQQENRVKSIEQETRFKQESMDQSSQRIDVNVEELKKNEDEVKRIIETTQSNDDELLGMYEEKEGMEKGLSEAEKEYYESRGYIDQVDKQLREVQHQRQSIDTTLMDLQTQLNESKMQLNSVKERLSVEFNIDLDSVVGHTAAEESEDYSKADEDKIRHDVQKIRDRLDNMGPINPMAMEAYTEIKQRNDFIIAQKTDLLKAKESLFNTIAEIEGVASQTFMEAFNKIKEHFIRVFQSLFVQGDECDLRLVDPNNPLESDIDIIAKPKGKRPLTINQLSGGEKTLTATALLFSMYLLKPAPFCIFDEVDAPLDDANIDKFNNIIRDFSKDSQFVIVTHNKRTMSSTDVIYGITMVEKGISRVVPVDLRELA
- a CDS encoding MFS transporter; its protein translation is MKVRYQVLLLLVLLSVITYLDRVCMNVVAKYVKADLGLDNQQFGYILAAFSLSYALFEIPTGALGDRIGARRVLTRVVVWWSVFTALTGSAFSFIILLIIRFLFGAGEAGAYPNASIAIAHWFPRTETARAQSAIWAAGRIGGALTPLIVVPLVHAFGWRLAFGALGVLGFVWAAVWFIWFRDEPRQKPAVTEHELAEIELGRKLGSARHGIPWKSITRNTNLWILMLMCHLFFYGSYFFTNWSSTYFQEGLGMTEDESKNFLSLSYFFGAIGCLTGGFLSDWLTQKFGLKPGRRIVAVVGLGLSALLFLGAGVLHSKTSSGYLLALSVLTKDLALPVAFAVCVDIGRQNSGVVVGAMNFAGQLGGFFITLIFGILVQQTGNFSYPLFLIAACLFVSAALWFKIDPTKPVVLET
- a CDS encoding ARPP-1 family domain-containing protein encodes the protein MKRFMFTNLLLAIAIATTHAQYNKANLKLEPAAALKKYAYENLQVYPVRANAAFKEQHKHVGNYVTLKDGLQKNKAKITERDRGEVNTLYIENVSSDTIMVLSGEVVQGGKQDRVIAQDFLLYPKSKKDISVFCVEPGRWQPQKGGDEGMEFKSYSSFSTNDVRKAAIVEKDQQKVWDKVAETTSKNNATTSTGTLTALKNSGPFSASLKKYTDYFKPLFASEPDVIGMVVVSGDVILGCDMFATHEMFMAHYPDLVNAYATQAITTGKPVTVPYGNVQRYLDTLITDERKQESEVKKKGTLLKEGDKKLHVSTF
- a CDS encoding vWA domain-containing protein yields the protein MRHLNTAAGLLLKGIVFTAALCLYTECQPAHSETRPTAEPATVKSQKIKLALLLDTSNSMDGLIEQAKSQLWKIVNELAAAKCSDGASPDIAIALYEYGNDRLSSGNGYIRQVSPLTGDLDVLSEKLFALTTNGGQEYCGHVIRTALEQLEWSGEKNDLKMIFIAGNEPFSQGSVSYEWACQYAKEKDVVVNTIFCGSFDEGIATSWKRGADVGGGAYMSIEQNRKTVYIATPFDDQISAKNEALNATYVYYGASGAYKKDQQRVQDSNAAQYGKANEVERTLSKSSKVYSNSSWDLIDASKDNAKIVTETKTDDLPEEMRSMTVEQRKSYIAQKAADRARIQAEIQTLQKERSKYIDTHSTAADKTASLDATMIKSLKAYGQAKNLSWK